Proteins encoded in a region of the Clostridium beijerinckii genome:
- a CDS encoding oligosaccharide flippase family protein, giving the protein MAKSISKNAIFKAMLNLFNIILPILVIPLVTRSVGKELYGYMGYGDSLTAYFLIFASFGIYQYGLREISKVRDDKAKLRQTFTSLFLFASVTNILASAAYMIFVAIFYKNEPYFYTCIVMGFNLVFNLFYVEWVNEALENYDFIAIKTMIVRIVYSALILLFVRKQEDYLFYLYLVIGFNFINNIISFVYVKRKVRFDFSNLEFFRHLKPMFYVVILSNTGVLYTQLDKIMLKDSIGGTTDVGYYYMAQRVTTIVSTLLLTVIQVTMPRLSNYLGNESKGEYLVLLKRVIKIYFLILFPASIGLLCLSKEAIYIFGGPEFLAAVPVMVIFSIHMLSVGVEGVIANQIIYLHGKEKYDAMLVLIGGILNLIFNTTLFLTGTFNMVTAISTTLLANLIVIGLEYRLVKKVIKLDIHLFSYENIKYFYYSLIFIPITFGIKLVIHNILFGCVVEVFACGLIYAGILIFTKDQVFFELADKLLLKFKLKR; this is encoded by the coding sequence ATGGCTAAATCTATTTCAAAAAATGCGATATTCAAAGCAATGCTTAACTTATTTAACATAATATTGCCGATTTTGGTAATTCCATTAGTTACTAGATCAGTTGGTAAAGAATTATATGGTTATATGGGATATGGAGATTCTCTAACTGCTTATTTTTTAATATTCGCAAGCTTTGGAATTTACCAGTATGGACTAAGAGAAATAAGTAAAGTTCGTGATGACAAGGCTAAACTTAGACAAACGTTTACGAGCTTGTTTCTTTTTGCAAGTGTTACTAATATCCTAGCTTCAGCTGCATACATGATATTTGTAGCTATTTTTTATAAAAATGAACCATATTTTTATACATGTATAGTTATGGGATTTAATTTGGTATTTAATCTTTTTTATGTGGAGTGGGTTAATGAAGCATTAGAAAATTATGATTTCATTGCTATTAAAACAATGATAGTTAGAATAGTATATTCTGCATTGATTTTGCTATTTGTTAGAAAACAAGAAGATTATTTGTTTTATTTATATTTAGTTATAGGATTTAACTTTATAAATAATATAATAAGTTTCGTATATGTAAAAAGAAAAGTAAGGTTTGATTTTTCTAATCTTGAATTTTTTAGACATTTAAAACCTATGTTTTACGTTGTAATTCTTTCTAATACAGGAGTTTTATATACTCAGCTTGATAAGATTATGCTAAAAGACAGTATTGGAGGGACTACCGATGTTGGATATTATTATATGGCTCAGAGGGTAACTACTATAGTAAGTACACTACTATTAACAGTTATCCAAGTTACTATGCCAAGGCTCTCTAATTACTTGGGAAATGAATCTAAAGGTGAGTATTTGGTCTTACTAAAAAGGGTTATAAAGATATATTTTCTGATTTTATTTCCAGCATCTATAGGTCTTTTGTGCCTTTCCAAAGAGGCTATATATATCTTTGGAGGACCAGAATTTTTAGCAGCAGTTCCGGTTATGGTTATATTTTCAATCCATATGTTGAGTGTTGGAGTTGAAGGGGTAATAGCGAATCAAATAATATATCTTCACGGAAAAGAAAAGTATGATGCAATGTTAGTATTAATTGGAGGAATACTTAATTTGATTTTTAATACAACATTATTTCTAACAGGAACATTTAATATGGTTACTGCTATAAGTACAACTCTTTTAGCAAATCTTATTGTAATAGGTTTAGAATATAGGCTGGTTAAGAAAGTTATAAAATTAGATATACATTTGTTCTCTTACGAGAATATAAAGTATTTCTATTATTCTTTGATATTCATTCCTATAACGTTTGGAATAAAGCTTGTTATACATAACATACTTTTTGGATGCGTAGTGGAGGTTTTTGCATGTGGCTTAATATATGCTGGAATTCTTATATTTACTAAGGATCAGGTATTTTTTGAGCTGGCAGACAAATTACTTTTGAAATTCAAGCTTAAAAGATAA
- a CDS encoding NAD(P)H-dependent oxidoreductase: MNVIVIYDNSSETNTYNCVQLLLNALKLNIELKVTEFFLSKDYIYNGRLSYPDIDSKTVNGMEYIINSLDSSDLLIIASPVSKCDISNEMKLFLHRLSCCYLLSSSRSQINDKIGLSISTTSGAGLFYTSKILKRNLNSLGIKNTLKFCRTLYEISWEDVSLKTKMRIHKDIFKLSYKILGLHNRTYNKKRSILRKVIFSKDNNALIDSSPNIIQLSSWKYQSHLHNRHIQ, from the coding sequence GTGAATGTAATTGTCATTTATGATAACTCAAGCGAGACAAATACATATAATTGTGTGCAACTCTTGCTAAATGCTCTTAAACTTAATATTGAATTAAAAGTCACGGAATTTTTCTTATCAAAAGATTATATTTACAATGGACGTCTTTCTTATCCCGATATTGATTCAAAAACTGTTAATGGTATGGAGTACATCATAAATTCATTAGATAGCTCTGATTTACTTATAATAGCTTCTCCAGTATCAAAATGTGATATTAGCAATGAAATGAAACTGTTTTTGCACAGACTATCTTGTTGTTACCTATTAAGTAGCTCAAGATCCCAAATAAATGATAAAATAGGATTGTCCATATCAACAACTTCTGGTGCTGGTCTTTTTTATACATCTAAAATTCTAAAGAGAAATCTTAATTCATTAGGAATAAAAAACACTTTAAAGTTTTGTAGAACTCTTTATGAGATAAGTTGGGAAGATGTGAGTTTAAAAACTAAAATGAGAATACATAAGGATATTTTCAAACTTTCCTACAAAATATTAGGCCTACATAATCGTACATACAATAAGAAAAGATCAATTTTAAGAAAAGTGATTTTTTCAAAAGATAATAACGCTCTTATAGATAGCAGCCCAAATATTATACAATTAAGTTCCTGGAAATATCAATCTCACTTGCATAATAGACATATTCAGTAG
- a CDS encoding TetR/AcrR family transcriptional regulator, protein MNTREKIISESLNLFSRKGFDAISVRDIAKAVGIKASSLYNHFKNKQDIFDTIIQKYSDLVNKFLNSIKIRDNSDENLPNKTNWLSDEYFFKKSSYIFNFYLEDENMIKFRKLLTIEQCNNSKLSDLYNKIFIDDILDFQTDVFSKLISSNVFIKKDPYTLALQFYSPVFLLFYKHENLTDKERRFLENHISEFKDTYIVKG, encoded by the coding sequence ATGAATACAAGAGAAAAAATTATATCTGAATCATTAAATCTTTTTTCAAGGAAAGGTTTTGATGCAATATCTGTTAGAGATATCGCCAAAGCAGTTGGCATAAAAGCAAGCTCTCTTTATAATCACTTCAAAAATAAGCAAGATATTTTTGATACTATAATCCAAAAATATTCAGATCTAGTAAATAAATTTTTGAACAGTATCAAAATTAGGGATAATTCTGATGAGAATCTTCCTAATAAAACAAATTGGTTATCTGACGAATACTTTTTCAAAAAAAGTTCATACATTTTTAATTTTTACTTAGAAGACGAGAATATGATTAAATTCAGAAAATTGCTGACAATAGAGCAATGTAACAACTCTAAACTTTCAGATTTATATAATAAAATATTTATTGATGATATATTAGATTTTCAAACTGACGTATTTTCAAAATTAATAAGTTCAAACGTATTTATAAAAAAAGACCCTTATACATTAGCACTTCAATTTTACTCCCCAGTTTTCTTACTATTTTATAAGCACGAAAACTTAACTGATAAAGAACGTAGATTCTTAGAAAATCATATTTCAGAATTCAAAGACACATATATAGTGAAAGGATGA
- a CDS encoding sugar phosphate nucleotidyltransferase → MRAILMAAGMGTRLRPLTENTPKSLIEVNGMSLLERQIINLKEIGINEIIVLTGYLHEKFDDIVKKYNLIKVVNDKYDIYNNIYTMYLVRQYLRDAFVIDADNYITRNFLPKSKPKTSLYYSACKENIIGEWILKYDEDGRIHSVEIGKEGDKPDFIMSGASFWTAKDGEFISNKVEEAINKGDFRDLYWDSIAVDNLKDMEVHIEKIQSNDIFEIDSLEDLAYLKNALKL, encoded by the coding sequence ATGAGAGCAATTTTAATGGCAGCGGGTATGGGAACTAGATTAAGACCATTAACCGAAAATACTCCAAAATCTTTAATAGAAGTCAATGGGATGTCTTTACTTGAAAGGCAAATAATAAATTTAAAGGAGATTGGGATTAACGAGATTATAGTATTAACTGGATATCTCCATGAAAAGTTTGATGATATAGTTAAGAAATATAATTTAATCAAAGTAGTTAATGATAAATACGATATCTATAATAATATATATACTATGTATTTAGTTAGGCAATACCTTAGGGATGCATTTGTAATTGACGCAGATAACTATATCACAAGGAATTTCTTACCTAAAAGTAAACCGAAAACATCATTATATTATTCAGCTTGTAAAGAAAATATAATAGGTGAGTGGATTTTGAAATATGATGAAGATGGCAGAATACATAGTGTTGAAATTGGAAAAGAAGGAGATAAACCTGATTTTATAATGTCAGGAGCATCTTTTTGGACTGCTAAAGATGGCGAATTTATTTCTAATAAAGTTGAAGAAGCAATAAACAAAGGAGACTTTAGAGATTTATATTGGGATAGTATTGCTGTAGATAATCTTAAGGACATGGAAGTGCATATCGAAAAGATACAATCAAATGATATATTTGAAATAGATTCATTGGAGGATCTAGCATATCTGAAAAACGCACTTAAATTATAA